The nucleotide sequence CCTACAGCTTCCAGCAAATCATAAGCTGTGTTTTGATACGGTCTTGCCATTTTCTTACCTCATCGTATTTCAAATTTAGCTATTTGTAACGGTTCTAAATCATTGATAAAATCAGAATACCATTCATAAGCTATTAATTGCTGTTCTAGTTTAAAACTTCTATCATAAGCACTTGCTACTTTACCTTTTATCGTTGTCGTACTGTGCGCTAAGCATAGCTCTATTAACTCGCTACTTAGATTATGCTTATGTTCGTTATCTGCCATTATCGTGCTAAATGTAGCCCTAAAGCCGTGTGTAGAGTGCTTACCTTTGTAGCCCATATCGTTTAAAGCCTGTAGCATAGTGCAGTCGCTCATTATCCCTTTATTATTTACCATACCAAAAACGTAATCATTTACTTTAAATGTTTTTTGAGACTCTATTATCTCTAAGACTTGAGAGCTTAAGGCGGTTAAATGTGTTCGTTTCATTTTCATAATTTCAGAACTAAAACGTATAAAAGTAATGCCGTTTTTTACTTCGATATCGCTCCATTTTAAATTTAGTATTTGGTTTTGTCTTTGAGCTGTAAGCATAGTAAAAAATAGTGCGTTTTTAACAGTAGGGTTCTTATACGTATTTATACTGCATATAAGCTCTTTTATCTCTGCTGGTTCAGTTATGGCTGAACGTGGCTTACTAACCTTTTGTTGATTGTAAAAAACAGCTGTTGCAGGTGTTGGATTTGCTTCTACCACACCTAAAGATAAAGCGTACTTAAATATTCCGTTTATTACCATTTTTACACGTTCAGCGGTTTCTCTAGTGCCTTTTGCCTCTATACTTAGCAGTAAATCAACTATGCTTTTATAACTTATTTTGTTGATTTGTTTATCGCCTAAAGTATCTTTTATGTAGTTTTTATAACGCCCTTGCTCTTTTTGAGCAGTTTTAATCGCTAGTTTGTTGTTTCTAGTTTTAAAGTACTCATCTGCTAATTTACCAAAATCAGGGCTGATACTTTCTTTGGCTTTTAGTATAAGCTCTTGTTGAAGTGTCCTGACTTTATGTCTGGCTTTATTTAGGTTGGTATCTGGATACACCATTTCTTGATTGTACTCATCTGTAATGGAGTGAAAATTAGCATTAATTTTTATTTTGTATTTCTTTATACTCCTACCTTTTAAGTTCGGTTTGTAGATAAACAAGTAAAGATTAGCAACTCCACCTAATGCGTATTTGCTAAATTTACCACCTTTATACTCTAGCTTTTTAACGTCGCTATCTTTTAATGGCGTCGTTTGTCTTATCGTTGTTGTCATCGCACCTCCTTTTTTTTAATCTCTAAACTCTCAAAGGCGTTGTCTTGGTGCTTTGCGGTGGATTTTGGTAACCCCATTGCAAAAACACGAGGTAACCCTTTAAGAGCCACCATTATTTAGTCTAATTCTTGGTTACTAAATCATCTAAATCATCACTTATTTTGAATAAAATACTACTTATTAGCCCATTGACTGCTGATATTTGCTTGTCATTTGGTATGCTATAATATAACGAATCTACAAATCCGGATACTAAGTACTCTAAGCCTAAAATATCCCTTTGTAATTGTTCGTGTTTTAACACATCGATACCAGCTACAGACTCTTTCTTTTCTACTGCTTCACTCATCGTAAATCCTTTAAGATAATTTTATGACTTTAGTAGATTTCTTGTTGCAGTTACTAACAAACTGACATTTTTCATTTCTCAACTTTCAAAGGCGTTGTCTTGGTGCTTTGCGGTGGATTTTGGTAACCCCATTGCAAAAACACGAGGTAACCCCTCAAGTAACCCTTTAAGAGCCACCATTTGCATAAAAAACTAAGAAAATGTAAGCATTGTCAAGAATGGCAAAAGCCTTTCAAACGTTGCAACTAAGTACTTCTGAGAACTGTAAGGAAATCTTAAGAATAATGTAGTGGTGGGTTCACCAGGACTCGAACCTGGGACCATCCGGTTATGAGCCGGATGCTCTAACCAACTGAGCTATGAACCCACTTGAATTGAAGTTGGAATTATATATCTTTTTTACTTAATAAATACTTAATTCCAACCACTCAAGCGACTCAAGCATCAAATCTAACTCTCGATTCTTTGCTTCATTTTATCAAATTCTTCACCTATCACGGATAAATTTGGCTCGTGTGACATTTTTTCTATCATATCATTATATTTATTTACAAGAGCTATAGCCGTGCAAGCAAATACAAATCCTGGAAGTAGCTCATAAACAACACTACTTAAACCAAAACTTATCCATAAAAGTACGCTTATACCACCAACTAGCATACCAACTAAAGCAGATAATGCGCTCATATGACGAGAATACAAACTAAACAAAAGCACCGGTCCAAAACTAGCGCCAAATCCAGCCCATGCGTTGCCTACTACTCCAAGAACAGTATCAGTAGAGTTAAACGCTATCAAAGTAGCGACTACAGCCACCACAACGACGGCAAAACGACCTACTAAAACTTGAGTTTTTTGGCTAACTTCTTTTTTATAAAACGCAAATATAAAATCCCTTGTAATAGAGCTTGCACTTACTAAAAGCTGACTTGATATAGTACTCATTATCGCGGCTAAAACAGCAGATATGATCACGCCAACTATAAATGGATGGAACAATACTTCTCCTAGTTTTAAAAACACCGTTTCAGGATCTTTTAAAGGCATTCCTATTTGGTTGAAATAGACAAAGCCTATAAGTCCGCTAGCCATAGCTCCGATAAGTCCTAAAACCATCCACGATATACCGATAAATCTAGCTTTATCCAGCTCTTTTGAGCTACGTATAGCCATAAACCTAACTATTATATGAGGTTGTCCAAAATACCCAAGCCCCCAAGCAAGAAGCCCAAGCACTCCAAGAAAAGTCTGTCCCGCAAATAAATTTAAATGATCTTTCCCAGCCATTTGAGAATATTTCGATAATTCAGTAAAAAATGAGCTATCACTCGGAGTATTTAAATTTAAAAAAGCAACTACTGGTATCAAAACAAGCACCAAAAACATAAGAGTGCCTTGAAACGCATCTGTTAAACACACTGCTTTAAATCCACCAAAAAACGTATAAAACACGACTATAAAAAGTGTAAAAATAGCTCCCAAGCTAAAATTCAGTCCAAAAAAGCTCTCAAAAGTTTTGCCTCCAGCGATTATCCCGCTGCTTACATAAAGCGTAAAAAATACAAGTATAAAAACGCCAGAGATGATACGAAGCACCTTTGTTCTATCTTTAAATCTATTTTCCAAGAAATCTGGTATAGTTATGCTATCACTCGCGACTTCAGTATAAATTCTTATACGTTTTGCAAGGTATTTATAGTTTGCCCATGCTCCAATGCTAAGTCCGATAGCTATCCACATATTTGCTATACCACTTAGATATAAAGCTCCTGGTAGTCCTAAAAGCATCCAACCGCTCATATCGCTAGCTCCAGCACTCAGCGCAGTCATAACAGGACCTAAACTTCTATTATCAAGTAGATACTCATTTAGGCTTGAACGTTTATTATAAGACATTCTGCCTATCATAAGCAAAACACCAAAGTACAGTGCAATCGCTATATAAACACCAAAACTCATCTCAACCTCCGATGCGATAATGTTGGCGCATTCTACCTAATTTAAGTTTAAAAATATCTATTTTTTTGTATAATTTACGCTTATTCTAAATTTAAACAAGGCTTTAAATTGACAAATTTGCTTAATGAAAAATCTTTTAAATTTCTTTTTTCTATAGCCATTATAGTTATAGGAATTTACTATACTTATCCTATTGATATCACAGAAGCTCAAAGAGACGCTTATATAGATTCGTATCTTACTACGCTAGGTCTTACTTTAGGTGGTATTTCTATAGGTATCGTACTTGGCTTTATACTAGCTTTTTTAAAATTTTTAAATATCAAAATTCTATCATTTATCATAGATGAATACATAGATATAATTCGCGGCACTCCTGTACTTTTGCAACTTATGATATTTGCTTTTGTCATACTTGCTACGCTTAGTGATAACTTTTACGCCGCGGTAATAGCTCTTGGATTAAACAGTTCTGCATACGTCGCTGAGATCGTAAGAAGTGGTATAAATAGTGTAGATAAAGGTCAAATGGAAGCAGCACGCGCAATGGGGCTTAATTACAGCGTTTCTATGCGCCAGATCATCTTTCCACAAGCTATCAAAAATATACTTCCTGCTCTTGCAAACGAGTTTATAAGCTTGTTTAAAGAGACTTCAGTCGTCGGACTTATAGGTATATTTGACCTCACTATGCAAAGTAAAAGCTTGCAAGCAACACTCTTTAGTCCTGAGCCTATATTATTTGCCGGAGTGATTTATTATGCAAACGTTAAACTCTTTTCTCTTCTTGCAAAACTTTTAGAAAATAGGCTAAACAAAAATGATTAAGATAGAAAATTTAGTAAAAAACTACGGAAATTTAAAAGTTTTAAACAACATAAGCACCGAGATAAAAAAAGGTGAAGTAGTGGCTATCATCGGACCTAGTGGCGGCGGAAAAAGTACGTTTTTACGCTGTATCAACCGTCTTGAAGAGCCAACAAGCGGTCATATTTTTATAAACGGTGCGGATATCTTAGCCCCAAAAACAAATATAAACAAAATTCGCCAAAAAGTCTCTATGGTATTTCAGCATTTTAATCTTTTTGCCAACAAAACTGTGATGCAAAATCTAACTCTTGCCCCACTTCAAACAGGACTTTGCGACCTAAAAACAGCGAACGACAGAGCAAGCGATCTACTAAAAAAAGTAGGACTTTGCGATAAAGCAGATGCTTATCCACACAAACTAAGCGGTGGACAAAAACAACGCATAGCCATAGCTAGAAGCCTTGCTATGGAGCCTGATATCATACTTTTTGACGAGCCAACAAGTGCGCTTGATCCAGAGATGATAGGTGAAGTTTTGAGCATTATGAAAGATGTTGCTAGTGGTGGCTTAACAATGCTTGTAGTAACTCACGAAATGGGATTTGCTAAAAATGTAGCAAATAGGATATTTTTTATGGATAAAGGCGTTATAGCAGTCGATGATACGCCAAAAAATATATTTGGAAACTGTACTCATCAACGTTTAAATGAGTTTTTAAACAAGATATTAAATCACTAAAATAAAAAAGGAAGATCATAATGAAAAGTTTTTTTAAATTTATCGTTGCTATTTTTTTAGCAGCAAGTTTTACAAATGCCGCAGATGTATTAAAAGTAGGTACAAATGCTACGTATCCGCCATTTGAGTATATAGACAACCAAAATCAAATCACTGGTTTTGATATGGAACTTGTAGATGCTATAAGCAAAAAGGCGGGATTTGAATACAAAATAGTAAATATGAGCTTTGACGCTCTAATCCCTGCTTTAAAAGCTGGAAAAATAGACGCAGTAGCATCTGCTATGAGTGCAACTCCTGATCGAGTAAAAGCGGTTGATTTTATAAAACCTTACTATACTACGGAAAATTTATTTATCAAACAAGCTAAAAATGCGGATTTAACATCTAAACAGAGCTTAGAAGGTAAGAAAATAGGCGTTCAGCTAGGAACAGTTCAAGAAACAGCAGCTCGCGCTATAAAAGGTGTTAAAGTTATGGCAAATGAAGATATATTTGCAGCTATAATGGCGCTTAAAAACGGTAAAGTTGATGCTGTTTTAGTAGATAGTTCTATAGGCTACGGCTATCTAAAGAAAAACGAAGATTTGGTTGAATTTTTAAAAGAACCTGATGGCAGTGAGGGTTTTTCTATAGCTTTTGATAAAAACAAACACAAAGATTTAATCGAAAAAATCAACCAAACCATAGAAGAGCTAAAAAATGACGGAACTTACAATAAACTTCTTGAAAAATACGATCTAAAATAACTCAGCCCTATTTCGGGGCTAGTTCAAATTTAAGGGCTAAAATGTGCAAACTATACGTTCTAACAGATAGTAAGCTAACACCGCAAAATACTATCTTTGACCAAATTTTAGAGTTACTAAATTCAGGTGTAAAACTAGTCCAATACAGAAACAAAATGCAAAATCACGATATGAAATTACTCAAATCCGTAGTTCATTTATGTGATGATTTCAACGCAAAACTTATCATAAACGATGATCCGTTTTTAGCCAAAACTTGCGGAGCACACGGTGTTCATATCGGAAAAGACGATGAAAATATAAAAAAAGCAAAAGAGTTGCTAGGTAAGAATTCCGTCATAGGAGTTAGTTGCTACAACGATATAAATTTAGCGCTGAAAGCTCAAAAAGATGGCGCTTCTTACGTTGCTTTTGGAGCGATGTATCCAAGCAAAACAAAGCCAAACGCTCCTCTTTGCGACCACGATACTATAAAAAAAGCAAAAGAAATTTTAGGTGCTCCTATCTGCGTTATAGGCGGAATAAATGAACTAAATTTGAAAAAAGTTAGTGATTTAAAGCCTGATTTGATAGCTATAATAAGTGCTGCTTACTCTCCAAAAAGTATCAGCGAAAATATATCAAATTTAAATAAAATTATAAGGAATTAAATGGATTTTTTAAGTGCCATAATACTAGGTATAGTCGAAGGTTTAACCGAATTTTTACCCGTTAGTTCAACTGGACATATGATACTTAGCGCAAAACTGCTAGGGCTTGAGCAAACAAGCGTGTTAAAATGCTTTGAAGTCGTTATCCAGCTAGGGAGCATTTTAGCAGTTGTGTTTATGTTTTTTGATAGACTAAAAGAGGATTTTAATCTTTGGATAAAGCTTATGGTAGGTTTCGTGCCAACAGCTATCATCGGTTTTTTAGCTTACAAACATATAAAAGCTCTTTTTGAACCAAACACGGTTGCTTATATGCTTATCATCGGAGGTATCGTTTTTATCGTGGTTGAACTTTGGCATAAAAAGATAAACTATGAGGGTGATACGAAAACCTTGCACGAAGTAAGCTTCAAACAAGCTTTCATAATCGGACTTTCACAATGCTTTGCTATGGTACCAGGCACGTCAAGAAGCGGCTCTACCATTATCACAGGTCTGCTTTGCGGACTTAGTCGTGAAGTGGCGGCTAGATTTAGCTTTTTACTTGCAATTCCTACTATGTTTGCGGCGACTGCGTACGATACGTATAAAAATGTAGATATATTCGTACAAAATGTAAATGCTATGTGGATGTTTTTACTTGGTGGATTTATAGCTTTTGTAGTGGCTTTTGTGGTTATAAAACTATTTTTAAAATTCGTATCTAAATTTAGCTATATCAGTTTTGGAATATATAGGATAGTGCTTGGCTCAGTGTTTTTAATCTATTTTTTATAGATTAAATTTGATAACAATTACGGGTCGATTAATTTTTTGCTAACAGCTTCTTTTATTGAATTTAAAAGATAATCCATATCATCTTTTGTATGAGTATAGTGCAAACTAACTCTTACAAAGCCCGGCTTATTTAAAAACTCATCATCATCTTTAAGTCCAAGCAAGTCATGTCCGTACGGTCCTGCACACGCACAACCTGCTCGTGACTGAACTCCAAATTTAATACTTAAAGTATTTGCTAATGAATACGCAGAGATATCTTTTATATTAAATGAAAATATGGGTAGTCTTGAAATGGATTTTGGACAGTAACAAATCATATTTTTTATACTTCTTAGACCATCTTCAAAGTACTCAAGATGCTGCTGTTCTATCTTTTTAATTCTATCTAAACTGATATCGTTTCTTAGTTTAAAGGCTAGATAACTTCTTATCAGCTCTGTTATCCCAGGAGTTCCAGCGTCTTCTAAAAGCTCGATATTATCTAAATATTTTACACTTTTTCTACTTACGTAACTTACGGTACCACCACCTGCAAATGTAGGCTGGGTGCCATTGCAAAGCTCCTTTTTTATAACCAAAAGTCCAGAACTACCAACACCGCCTAAAAGTTTATGAGGAGAGATAAAAAGCGCGTCATATAGATCACAGGGTATATTTTCATAAGCAGAAATACTTGAAGCGTCTAAGGCGACTATACCGTTATATTTTTTCACCATTTTATATAAATTTACGATATCAGTTTTGACACCAGTTACGTTTGAAGCAGCGCTAAAACTAGCTATAATTTTCCTATTTTTATTTATTTTCAAAACTCTATCTAGCTCACCCCAGTGAATGCCGCCATCAAGCGCTAAAGGCACTCTGTAAATTTCACAAAGACCACTTCTAAAGCTAACTTCGTTACTATGATGTTCATAAGGTGAGACGATGACTAAAGGCAAATTATTTTTATCTATATTTAAATTTCCTAAAACCGCTTTTGTAGCCGGAGGAATATAAATTCCCATAATTTCTTGAAATTTTTTGATTGCTGCAGTACTTCCAAAACCGCAAGGTAAAAGATAAAAATCATCACTAATTTCCAAAAGTATTTTTAATCCGCTTCTAGCATTTTCGTAATAATTTGTAGTGATTTTTGCACAATCGCTACATTCGCTATGGGTATTTGAATATGTATGTAATACTCTTAAAATTTCATCTTCGACGCCTTTGTATCCGAGTCCAGAAGCCGTCCAATCAAAATAATAAATTCCCTCTTTTAAGATTATATTTTCTCTTACTTTTTCTAAATTTAACAACCATATTTCCTAATTATTTTTATATAATTATACAACAAACAAGATTAAGATTTCAAATTTAAACTAGTTTTTTGTATAATTACTAAAACAATAAGGAGATAATTATAGCAAGTAAATTTTTAGACTCCAGCGACGATACTGGAGTACAAAACATACTTGAGTTTTACTTTGTATTTGATAGAGTTTTGAAAAGTTATGATAATATTTTTGAAGCTATCGAGTATGAAATTCTGCGTAATTATAAAAATATATCTAAACACTTTGATTTTGATGAAAATGGTAAAGAGATAAAAATATTTCTCAAAAAACTTGCAAGAAGTGATAGAAAAAAATTTAACGCCTTAAAACAAATTCCGCGCAAAACAGGAAGCGTAATCATAAACGACTTATTATCAAAAAATATTATACAAATAGAAAAATCCAGAGAGATAAAACCAAAATCAACCAAACATCACAAAATCAAAAAAGAGCTAAGACACTACCAAGTTCAAGATAAAATACATTTTAAAAACAACTTCACACGGTTTTGGTTTAGATTTTGTGAGCCAAATTTAGAATTACTAGATAAAAATGAGTTTGAAACTGTTTTAAATTTAATAAAACAAGGATTTGAGCTATACTGCTCACTGCCTTTTGAGTTAGCATGTATGGAGCTTTTAGCAAAAGAGTTGAATATACAAAAAGAGTTGATTACAAGCTATTGGGATAAAGAAAATGAGATTGATATTTTTGTAGAATTTGATGGTTTTACGATGGTTGGGGAAGCAAAATACAAAGATAGAAAAATATGCAAAAATGTACTAAATATACTTCAAGCAAAATGCAAAAGATCAAATTTAAATCCAAATTTAATAGCACTATTTTCAAAATCAGGCTTTAGCAATGAACTTTTAAATTTAAAAAATGATAAAATACTATTATTTGAAATAAACGATTTTAAGGATATTTATGAGTGAATTATTGACAAACAACAGCGAAACAAAACATATTCAAGATGGATTAAAAAGTCTTATAGAACAGACTTATCTTATAGAAAAAGAGTATAAAACTTTAACCACTTCATATTCAAATTTACAAAAATTTATCCAAGATATCGTTGAGAGCTTAGGTGCAGCTTTATGGGTGATAGATATGGACGGAAAAGCGGTACTAAAAAATGCAAAAGCAGATGAAAATGAACATATCTTAAGCTTGATAGATTTTAAAAAAACAAATCAAGAGGTGGAATTTGGCTCACAATTTTATGCTATAAAAATCACTCAAAATGACGGAAATAAAATAATCCTAGCAACAGATATAAGCGATGAAAAAAGAAGCGCAAGACTCGTATCTATGGGAGCAGTAGCAGCTCATCTCTCACACGAAATCAGAAATCCTATAGGTTCCATTTCTTTGCTCACAAGCACTCTTTTAAAAAGAGCTGATAACAAAAATAGACCACTCATAGAGGAGATACAAAAAGCGATTTTTAGAGTTGAGCGTATCATTAAAGCAACTCTGCTATTTACAAAAGGCGTCTATATAAACAAACAGGTATTTAACTTAGAAAAACTTGAGCAAAACTGCCGTACTGCGATAAATCAATACGCATTTACAAAGGAGATAGAGTTTAAATTTAGCGGATTTAACGCTCAAATTTCAGGCGATATCGATCTTTTAGATATGGTTTTTAGTAATTTTATATTTAATGCTATAGACGCGATAGAAGAAGATGAAGGCGAAACAGGAACGGTAAAAATAGAGCATAAATTTGAAAATAATGAACATAATTTTTATATAAGCGATAGTGGAGTAAAAATAGATAAAGATATCGTTTTTGAGCCGTTTAAAACAACAAAATTAAAAGGAAATGGGCTAGGACTTGCTCTTAGCATAGAGATTATCTCAGCCCACAAAGGAAGCATTGCTTTACAAAATAATCCAAAAGAATTTACTATTAGCCTGCCTTAGCTTCGTTTAATATGGTATCTAACTCTGATTTAAACTCATCACTAACGATAAATTCAGTGCTAAAAATCATCACTTCTTTATCATAATTATTAGTTATTCTAAGAACTAATCTTTTATTTCCATTTTTTTGATGATAAGAGTGAGCAAGCTGATAGATATAATTTATCTTTTGCTTATCTAAACTGATGATATCTATATCAACTTCAAGTTTTCCTGTTATTGTAGCAGGAGTGCTTTGCTCATTGACCCTAGGCTCATATCGTCTTCTATTTGTTTTAAGAGTGTAATTTCCATTTTTTGCATCATCAAGACTAATTATCTGATTTATTATAGGTTTTGACTGAGCATCTTTGTTTGGAGCGACTTTAAAAGCGTATATTTTATCTTGCTCGTCTTCGCTCATATTTGCTATAAATTTACTAGTAGAATCAAAAGCTATCATTTCAGAATTGCCACTTATATCAACTATATTTAATATAGCCATTTCCATACCGCTTTTAGTAGTTCTTGTGTTTATCTGACTCATTTTTCCTATGATAAGTATTTCACTTTCTTTGGTTAAGTTTGGAATATCTTTTATTGTAGAGTGCTTGATAGTATCAAAATAATCTTGAAATTTAAATACCTCATCATCAGTAAGCTTGCTTGATTTAAGTGTAAATCTCTTGTATAAGGCATCATCAAGGCTTATTATATCATTTATTTTTAGCTTGAATTGCTGAGCGTCTTTATTTAAAATAATTTTAAACGCATGTGGCTCATCAAGCTCATCTTGGCTCATAGATTCTATTTTTTTATACTCATCAAATGCCGTAGCTTCCATATTTCCATGGATATCAAGGATATTTATGATAGCCATTTTCTTACCAGTTTTTGTTATCTTTGTGCTTGCATCTTCTATCTTACCTACTACTAATATCTCGCTTCCGTCTTCCACATTTTCAAATTCGCTTGATATGGTGTAGTCTATCTTATCTATTTTATCTCTATACTCGTCTAATGGATGACCTGAAACATAAACTCCAAGTATCTCTTGCTCAAATTTAAGTATCTCTTTTTTATCAAATTCGTCTTTGATATTAACAAGATCAACGCTTATCTCATTCATACTATCATCATCGCTAAATAGAGAATTTGTAGCATTTTTTTTGATATCTGATATACGTTTTGAGTTTTCTATGATGGTTTCTAGGTTGTGTATCAGCATCTTTCTAGTAAAGCCAAAGTCATCAAATGCGCCAGATTTTATAAGAGACTCAAAAACACGTCTATTTACGGTTGTACAATCTGTTTTTGATATAAAGCTATCAACACTTTCAAAAGGTCCCTCTTCTCTAGCTTTTATGATATCTTCCACAGCTCCTACACCAACGCCTTTTATCGCCGCCATACCGTAGATAATGGAGTCGCTTCCATCTTTTTGTATAACGCTAAACTCTCTTACTGAGTAATTTACATTTGGAGGAAGTAGCTTTATATTAAGTCTTTTGATCTCATCGATATATTTTATAATTTTATCTATATTATTCTCTTCGCTAGTAAGCAAAGCAGCCATAAATTCCGCCGGATAATACGTTTTTAAATACGCTGTTTGAAAAGTTATAAGCGCATACGCCGCTGAGTGGGATTTGTTAAATCCATACTCAGCAAATTTCATAATAAGCTCAAAAAGCGCGTCTGCTTTACCTTCATCAAAACCATTTTTTTTCGCACCTTCTAAATACTGAGTTTTAAGATGCAACATCTCATCTTCTTTTTTCTTGCTCATAGCGCGCCTTACAAGATCCGCACCTCCAAGACTAAATCCTCCGACTGTTTGAACAACTTGCATAACTTGCTCTTGATAAACTATAACTCCGTACGTCGGCTCAAGTATAGGCTTTAAAGCAGAAAAAGCGTATTCTATCTTTTTTTTACCATGTTTAATATCTATAAAGTCATCAACCATTCCTGAATTCAAAGGTCCAGGACGATAAAGCGCTATCATAGCTATGATATCTTCAAAGCAGTCTGGTCTAAGCTTCGCAGCAAGGGATTGCATACCGCTTGACTCTATCTGAAATATACCAAGTGTATTTCCGCTTTGAATAGTTTCATAAGTTTTTTGATCGTTAAAATCTATTTTTTCCCATAAAATATCTACTCCAAAACGCTCTTTAATTAGCTTTTTTGCATTATCAATTACGGTTAAAGTTTTAAGCCCCAAAAAGTCAAATTTGATAAGATCAACATCCTCAAGATAATCTTTTGTGTATTGAGTTACGTAGTGACCGGCTTCAGCATTGCTTTGTTTCCACAAAGGAGCCTTTTTCCATAACTCCTCATTGCTTATAACAATACCTGCAGCGTGCATTCCAGGATTTCTATTTAATCCTTCAAGCTCACAAGAGTATTCCCAAACTTGCTTTGCTAAGTCGTTTTTTGCTATAAGCTCACCAATTTTCGGCTCTTTTTCAAATGCGCCATCTTCCATATCGCCTTTTTTATTTTTATGCGCTTTTAGCGTGATACCAAGCTCGTCTGGTATAAGTTTTGCCATAGCATCTGCTTCAGAGTACGGCATACCCATAACTCTTGCAACATCTCTTATAACACCTTTTGCCAAAAGCTTACCAAAAGTTGCTACTTGAGCAACGTTGTATTCTCCATACTTTTCTATAACATAATCAATAACTTCCCCACGTCTATTTTGACAAAAATCCACATCGATATCTGGCATACTTATACGCTCTGGATTTAAAAATCTCTCAAATAGTAAGTTGTAAGGCAAAGGATCGATATCAGTAATGCGAAGAGCGTAAGCCACGAGGCTTCCAGCCGCACTTCCACGTCCAGGACCTACTGGTATCCCACGATTTTTCGCCTCGTTTATAAAGTCGGCCACTATAAGCATATAGCCCGGAAATTTCATATTATTTATAGTATTTATCTCAAGATCTAGCCTATCTTTATACATTTGATGTTTTGAAGGATCGATAAACTCAAGTCTTTTTTCAAGCCCTTGTCTGCACTCATACTCAAACAAAAAACTATCATTTTGCAAA is from Campylobacter fetus subsp. testudinum 03-427 and encodes:
- the csdA gene encoding cysteine sulfinate desulfinase (Pfam match to PF00266.15 Aminotran_5), which encodes MLNLEKVRENIILKEGIYYFDWTASGLGYKGVEDEILRVLHTYSNTHSECSDCAKITTNYYENARSGLKILLEISDDFYLLPCGFGSTAAIKKFQEIMGIYIPPATKAVLGNLNIDKNNLPLVIVSPYEHHSNEVSFRSGLCEIYRVPLALDGGIHWGELDRVLKINKNRKIIASFSAASNVTGVKTDIVNLYKMVKKYNGIVALDASSISAYENIPCDLYDALFISPHKLLGGVGSSGLLVIKKELCNGTQPTFAGGGTVSYVSRKSVKYLDNIELLEDAGTPGITELIRSYLAFKLRNDISLDRIKKIEQQHLEYFEDGLRSIKNMICYCPKSISRLPIFSFNIKDISAYSLANTLSIKFGVQSRAGCACAGPYGHDLLGLKDDDEFLNKPGFVRVSLHYTHTKDDMDYLLNSIKEAVSKKLIDP
- a CDS encoding putative protein (DUF234 domain) (Pfam match to PF03008.10 DUF234); translation: MKSYDNIFEAIEYEILRNYKNISKHFDFDENGKEIKIFLKKLARSDRKKFNALKQIPRKTGSVIINDLLSKNIIQIEKSREIKPKSTKHHKIKKELRHYQVQDKIHFKNNFTRFWFRFCEPNLELLDKNEFETVLNLIKQGFELYCSLPFELACMELLAKELNIQKELITSYWDKENEIDIFVEFDGFTMVGEAKYKDRKICKNVLNILQAKCKRSNLNPNLIALFSKSGFSNELLNLKNDKILLFEINDFKDIYE
- the flgS gene encoding two-component system, sensor histidine kinase (Pfam matches to PF02518.22 HATPase_c, and to PF00512.21 HisKA), coding for MSELLTNNSETKHIQDGLKSLIEQTYLIEKEYKTLTTSYSNLQKFIQDIVESLGAALWVIDMDGKAVLKNAKADENEHILSLIDFKKTNQEVEFGSQFYAIKITQNDGNKIILATDISDEKRSARLVSMGAVAAHLSHEIRNPIGSISLLTSTLLKRADNKNRPLIEEIQKAIFRVERIIKATLLFTKGVYINKQVFNLEKLEQNCRTAINQYAFTKEIEFKFSGFNAQISGDIDLLDMVFSNFIFNAIDAIEEDEGETGTVKIEHKFENNEHNFYISDSGVKIDKDIVFEPFKTTKLKGNGLGLALSIEIISAHKGSIALQNNPKEFTISLP